One Vibrio campbellii CAIM 519 = NBRC 15631 = ATCC 25920 genomic window carries:
- a CDS encoding CesT family type III secretion system chaperone: protein MVNGFISTLLNDFAKRCQIETLEFDEEGCCQLIIDNEVAITLRSNEEKLTLIGLISGEKPHPDVYFKHMKAALTKDEPYVCWDEDAGYIGFIHIHQTMLTETYFETSIAQFVDWLKLSASPQEQAAQEQRQTQTIDAAQFATLRV from the coding sequence ATGGTCAACGGATTTATATCGACGCTTCTAAATGACTTTGCAAAGCGTTGCCAAATAGAAACGCTGGAATTTGATGAAGAGGGCTGTTGCCAATTAATTATTGATAACGAAGTAGCGATTACACTTCGCTCAAATGAAGAGAAGCTAACGCTTATTGGCTTAATTTCCGGTGAGAAACCACATCCGGATGTTTATTTTAAACACATGAAAGCAGCATTAACAAAAGATGAACCCTATGTATGTTGGGATGAAGATGCTGGCTACATTGGTTTTATTCACATTCATCAAACGATGTTAACCGAGACATATTTTGAAACGTCGATTGCTCAATTTGTTGATTGGTTAAAGCTGTCAGCAAGCCCGCAGGAGCAAGCGGCGCAAGAACAGAGACAAACACAGACAATAGATGCGGCTCAATTTGCCACATTAAGGGTATAA